In Nymphalis io chromosome 13, ilAglIoxx1.1, whole genome shotgun sequence, the genomic stretch tatttattacctaCCCATACAAACTATGACATCTTCAAATATAGCTGAACTaccaaaacgtttttttttcttataatatatttacaaaaaaattactccaagatatttccaaaaatattaggtataatatattatagcaatCATTTGACAGCCCTACTACAAAGGCGTATATAATAAGATTGAGCAAGAATTCATCAGGAAAACACAACATGCCTTCGACCGTTGTAAACGCGTTTTATTTCTCTGCATTATTCGTGTGTAGTTTCACACATGCGGACGTACGCATTCACAATGTACAGCCCTTCGATTATAGATCAAGTaagtttgttaaattaataactttaaataatttaatatttttgcaacTTTAAATATGAAGTGATAAGAATTCTTAGTGTAAGTGCGACACaactaaagaaaatatttaatgtcaatGTTAAAGTCGTTGTTCGCGTTTGTATCAAACGGGTTTATGACATTTTGAAACGTTTTTGTTATTGTACCTAAAATGTAGTGTGGTTGACATTTAAGACCTGAATTTTAATCTGTTGATAATGACCGCAATTTACCTTTGAGAATAGGCAATAAGACTCAAGACTGGAAGACCATCGCGTTATgtgaatacataatataaataaggaaataGTCCTTTGTCATGGATGATTAATAACTACACGACTCAATTTACGTATAAACATATACCCGCACAAAGAATATGATAATGTAGTgatgtatttaaatgtaaaatgccTTATCACGATGAACACGtgatactaattaaataaaaatatataaagcttgaCCGTGGCCTGTCTTTATTATGCTGCGATAACCAACAAAGATCAAcgttatttagtataatatactCTCTAatctatataaacatattgCAGTGTAATGTACGTCATCCAGAAGAAGTTATTCTCATATTTGTAAAGTAATAATCTTTCCTGCCCCAAATAACGTTCACAgcttatgataaatatataattttatattccagACTTTAACTTAAATGGAAACGATCTTCAGTTAGTAAAAACCAAAAATGAAAAAGTGTCAAGTCCTGTAAACGAACAGTTTCCCTCAGCGGTCCTCTTCGGGAGAACGTGCGGAGGTACTATCATCAGTCCCACGTGGATCCTCACAGCTGCTCACTGGTATGTaggctttataaattataaaaatgcataaaaaaatatttttctcatgATAATACTAATTGCATCATCCATGATCTCTTTCTAaaagcatatatataaatgatagacaCTTTATGTTACTTAAAAGTAAAGATGTTTTTAAGTACCGACATAAGCTACCCGGCGTTTGAATAAACCGTTACaagttgaaatataatattcgctgtataattttaatgagtaagtaataaaaatatatttcattaattaaccAGTTATTCACTAGCAAGAGACCTGCACAAAAGAAGTAATTTCTAgtttaaaaacttatatgtaataatttaacaacaCAAATCGATAAGTAATTGCTCGTTAATTTTCCATTGATccaatttaataatcattaaagatttaatgtaatatttaaaatgaaatatttataacatttaaaacatagtaacatataatacgtaactatgttttaaaaattaatgccTATTGTACAAACCAACGCAAGTCTTTGATTCTGCGGTTTTTTAAACCCATATGATATTCAAATACGTCAATAACTAACGCACATAAATAGTGGGGTTTTCCTTGTATACTTGaagcaattatattaataatgtagcGTTTACTAATAACtgctttaataatttattttatcgttaacCTTGTCAATGCCCGACTACTCGGGTGcatatgtgtataatttttttttaaatctttatgaTTGGTACAACATAGTTGGcactgataattaaaaaaaaaataataaaatgatatttcaaGATATTCACGGTTATTAcaatcaatacaaaaaaatattacaatagttATTACAATCTATTCAACCAAACCAATTCGGCTGTGActcattaagtaaattaaatgttcTTTCAACCGTAACCCGAATACTGCCTTAATTCAatcaaaaatttacaaatagatACTTACTACCTTCCGCCCGCGTGTGAAGGAGGGGGACAGGTTTTAGGTATCCGACTAGCCGTTAAGTAACAAACATCTAAACATAcaaactttttcatttataatattaagtaggaTTTAGAGATATAATCTCGTTTACTATCGCCTATTCTCGCATatcagtttgtttgtttatctgtaATATTTGCAAACGATTTTAAACAAACTCAAATTTCTACTCTCCTGAAATTTGAATGTTTAATAGCTTTGAAAATACTTTCCATTTTACGCTACTTTTTTATTGGTCAACAAAGACTTGAGGcaaacttaagtttttttttaaacattctaTATCGGGTTTTTATGTAGGTATCTAAATGATTCATTCTGGGTTTATCCGCACAGGTAATATTATCGTTAAATACCAACTTGTAACATTTATAATCTTCTCGTGTTAAAGTATAAGTTTCAAGGTCCACcggttattgttattatattgatattatattttattaatcttctacctataatatttgaataggtattttgttttttgttaaatcaatCAGTTTTAAGATAACCCCCACACTTACTAACAGGTCAAGTTATATACAAGcttgtaaagaaataataagtACAACTAACTAACATGCACTGTTTTCCATTAGACATATCTCATAGCAAAGTTCAtattagcaataaaattaaccgattaataataatattcaacatTTGCTTTTAATCCAATTAAGTTAACAAATTCTATGTAAGTGTTgccgtaattaaaaatataaaacgtcaGGCGCAGTCAGGTCGGAATCCAAATCCAACAATTCAATGTGTATGTTCGGATGTTCATTatccaacaagaagtacacttataaatacaattgagtctttaaacatgacgttatacatATCAAGTgcctcctaaattataggtgttgcaaaatatatcaacatatcgagttaacaaaaaataaaaattttaaaaaacaaaatatttataacaaatagaaaacacattaacaattaaattatattaaattatcattactCTAAAACGGCTCGAGATTTGGATAACATTTGGAATAGAGATAGCTTAACACCCCCCTTCACTAAACCGACTACTACTTGATTTCTAttcatacattttttcatttttatagtaCGTTGTTCACTGGTGGGAGAGATGTACTTGCGGGAACTAACAATACCGAGAACGGTACTGGCCAGCGCCTCAGAGTTAAACGTCTCGTAGTACATCCTCGCTTCTCAGTAGGACCCTACTGGTTGGACGCCAGCCGTTACAACATAAAAcaggtaaaatattttgcaaaactACTTGAAACTTAAGTGTATAATAACTACAACGTATTCTAACttcaaaaataatcaattttgaatatattttatgtaatctgAATTAATTTTAGGGACCTACTGTTTTACTTTTGCCTGCAGAGCAAATACACAATTATGTAGGTCGTTCATACGAAGGCATACCAAGCAACTgcgaaatgtaaataaatagacTAAACAGTAAATATCCTTGAAATTCATTGAAACATGTGGCAGGAGGTCAAGCCTCGAGTTCTATTGTACATTTGTAGTTTAGTTAACGTGACCTTGACGCCTCAGGTGGGAGCGCGATGGGATTTCCTGCTAGCGGAGTTAGAAAGCCCTCTTCCTTTGGACGGCAAGACTATGGTGGCGGCGGATCTGGACGATCGCGCCAGACTGCCGCCCGGCGAACAGGTCGGGTATGCCGGCTTCGGCGCAGACAGACACGGAGTTagtatctattttaattattattttacacataatataacatacCCATATCTGCTGCTAATCAATATtcaagtatttatgtatttcatataaataatctctttctttattatttgtttacttatGGAATTAAATTACCTTTGTAAAtaacgtatgtttttttttaagttacaagTGTATTGATCTCGTATAAAATACTAATGTAAGGCCTTGGACACAGGGAGTGATGCGAGAAGATATGCATGCCATGGACCTGGAAATTCTTGCAGATGAAGAGTGCACCGACCTATTGGAATATGACAGTACAGACATGATATGTACGAAGGGCCGCGCACCGCGGTACGACTCCGCCTGCAATGTAAGtgcattacatttatttcttcaattctattatcttattatttcttcaatactaataaaaatcgCTTGAAATCAATTTCTAAGGAAGTTTCTCCATTTTTTGAATTAGCTTTGATTAGAATGAATGAGCCAGTGACATTACAGGCAcactcccaaggttggtgacataTTAGACGtcacttaaaaacaaaaagtagcTAGATATTGAATAACTGGAAAACTATAAAATTGTCTTTCAGGGTGACAGTGGTAGTGGACTCATAAGAAATGGTAAGGTCCTGGGCGTCGCCTCTTGGGTAGAAAATGATGCTCTCGAATGCAAAAACGGCGCCAGAGTCGTGTTCTCACGAGTAGCCAGCGCGAGGGATTGGATTAAACATATTACGAAAGTATGAATATgtatcactttaattttatttacaaaaatagctTCGATTACggatacaaataaattgaatttgttaatgttcaaaaaatttaaccaaagaataaaaatattttattaccagtCCTAAGTATCATTTTGTTGCTAAAACTTAGAACTCAATTTTTCTCCACAATATTTTAGTATGTTAACAAGTACACATTGACTGTAATCGAACAAGTAAAAAAAGAgtaatacatatatgcatacGCATGAAAGAAAATGGTACAAATTTACACCGCACGtggaatataatattgtaaggcaaaagtttattttgttttgtatgcaAATAATTTCAGCTGCAAATTAGTATTGTAGGCTTGCCGTTGTGATTACACTTAATGTCaattacacaattatatatCTTTGTACCGCATCGATCTTCGATCTCAAAGAAGTGATGCAAATAACAAAAAGgctatatatataaccttagCTGGGGTCGAAACACAGATTCCTGTCGCCCAGagaataatcataatttatacaattatattgaaattttgatttgtatatattgatttaCGGTTATTGtcgtgtaaatatttttttttattattattaataattcgaaCTGATAAATACAAggtagaattattaataattaatcgttTAGATAGTTTGTTTATTGTGGTAGTCAATTAAGTTTCTGTTAACATACTTATGTACAAATTGTGTATTGATTTAACACACTAGTCGTAATTCATTATTCGAAAATATGTACATCAGTAAGACCtcgcatttttataatatatttacacttttacttaatttgtttttactaaCAGTGTTGAAACGCAATctataaaatacaacaataaatgttttgcgttaaatataaaaactaaatatacattGAATTATAGTTTGCCACCGCAGTCATGATTTTGATAAAgtacacaatattttattttatatatatatatatatatatatatatatatatatatatatatatatatatatatatatgcattttattatatatatatatatatatatatatatatatatatatatatatgtacgtaagtCTAAGCCGTAAGTACGtaagttatatttgtatgttataggtaattgaatttaattgttaaattttattgaataaaaaaaggtCTTTAATaccttatattgttatttttctaattttttactAAAGGAAATTAACTTATGCAAAATTGTTGAACATTTAACAATCAGACGAGAGTTGACAAAAGACATTCCATTAGTCCACTGTAACTGATCAGAGACGTCAGATTAGAGACAATATATTGGTAGAATTCTCCAATCTCTCCAGAAGCCATGTGTTTACAAAACATTTCGAGAAtacttatgatttttatatttatagtaacgaGTAAGAAAATTCATTTTAGAATggcaatgttttttaatttattaagtaaaatataattgaagaattgacattgtaaaatgtatttatggcCGTTTCTAATatgttaatgattttattttgtaaagattTCCTTAAGATTGTTATTTAGATATATGTGAATGTAATAGATAGgtatacacatttatataaagttatgaaACGCAAAAAAAGCAAAAAGCGTTAAGATGTtctctaaatttaatataatgtgtatttttttaacataacttatgaaattaaataaaatgtattggaattgtaattaaaataaacagcgAACTAAAAAAAGccgtaaataatattgtttttatgtcgaaacaaataataatagtgaCAGGATAATGTACTAAGCCAGActgattttctttttgtatacaaataataaacaatttttggCATGAAtgttgttattgatttttttttacggtTCGCCGTAACACGAATTTAGCCAAACTCTAAAAGTACTCTCACATCTCACAACTCTCCTGGTACATCTAGTTAGTTTGAACCTTGTCTCGAATTAGGTGCGAGGAGTAGAGGCGGCAATAGCTGTAGATGTCAGGATCGAACTTGAGACTCACATCGATCTTACCATGAcattaaatcaaacaaaatatactttatttaattaggatgttacgagcacttttgaatcgtcattaacaaggttaatttaaatttaaatctaccaccggtttggaatgtaaTCTCTACCGAGAAGCACTgataagaaactcagtagttactcttctATAATcaagttacatagataattgaatttattatttaaaaaactttaaaaatccATTTTGTTAAGAGCAAAAATTTTTGAGAAAGTCTCCTTTGCAACGCAATTATTTAGTCTAGTCAAACAAGCTATCAGGCAGAAAACTCAAATTaagataggtttttttttatattaggttTCAGTATGATGATGACAAATCGTATAAAAGTATACAAACACTTTTTCCTAGCTTAATTTTAGAAAGTAACCAAAAAGGGTAATATCGACTGTTTATGTACAACATTTTGCTCCTCACTTTGATCTTATCTAGAGATAAGATAGATCTCATCCCATGTGGGATATCCCATATTCAGTAATACGGCTTTGCAACCGATTCTTAAACTACTTTTATTgtagtgtattattttttaaaatatgtaaaataaagtgTATATCTCAAACGAGACATCTTGAGTGTTTGACATTTGTGGTTCaatattgaaagtaaaaatatactGGTCAGTGAATAATCTTtttcgtcgtcgcgtttggactttaCTACTTACCATGAAGTGGAGTGGattcatttgctttcccggcgaatattaaaaaaaaaaatctcttgtGTACTAAAAATAAGTCATTTGATAGAAAATCTATAGTCGCagtttaatatcatttattattagatatatgtCAATTACGTTTGAACAAACGTAATTTAATTGaatcgtataataatatattgaatatagacTAAAaccaaaaatgttattttaaattagcttCAGTTCATATCAGTATTCACATAAAATGAATGAGTAGACATGGTAAATAAGAAAACAAGGGTTATGTTCCTGGAAATTTAATGACTTTAATAGaagaataactaaattaaaacagcaagatagaagaaaaaaacattcattattAACATCATCTTTATCTGATTATGTTCAAGCAAGAAGACCAAAATTAATCAATGacctaacaaaatatacaacaaaagtcattaaataattaagtccAACCAATCAGTTGGTCTACCGTGGACGACGACCGTAGCAGTACAGGGTATTATCGTTTTAAATTCACCACTAAAATGAACGAGTTACATAATACAActtacaattttgaaatatattgtgATTAAAAGAAAAAGCTAAATAATTCTTTCCTACTTATataatgtgtaataatataaagtgtccactacttataaatgtataactATAGCTTACTTTAAATTTTCACACAAAGAGCGGAACAGACGGTCGCTGCGACGCGACGCTACGCGACACGCGCGCGCCGGTCGCGTCGCGTCGCGTCGCGTCGCGTCGCGTCGCCGGCGCCCGTCGCGTGCCGACACACACCAGTCGCGCTACCTCTAGGTCACTTACGCCGAATGTTAAACAGAAAGCGACGATTTCCCAAACCGAAACGAAAGTTAACTAACAATTTGAAGATGATGTACTCGTATGTCCGAGTGTGCGCGAGCGCCGTACGAGCGCCGCACGAGTCAAGTGAGCAGCGTAACATCTGTACAGTTTACAACTAGGCAAATATAACACGGAGGGACGAGCCACTCCCACTCGTTGAGCGTCAGCTTACGATTGTTATCTCGATATTGTGAAGCGCGCTACGCTCTCCGTTGGAATCGAAACAATGTAGCTTTTTTTGgagttttacttttttacaatatataggatttgtttctataattaattatatctaatatttacaATGGAGGTGAATGGACATATTCAGAACTCTacttattatatcaaaaattaatcATGAAATTCCTACCCAAAAAACGAACATTatctacaaatttaataaaacgagATTGAGCAAATTGCATCGAGTCCTGTTCCGTCGACGCCGCAGGTGACGCTCGCGATGTCGTATGAACTTTGAgatgaatgaaaatgaaaagtTGATTAGAATAAGACATTAAACTCGTTAGgtgaaaatcaattttatttattatatgatataaacattaattaagaaagttttgtaaattaagatttaaaagatTTAGTTAAAACTAGTATTTATACAAGATGCCCTAACTACGGAACGTTCAAAATAACCGGCCTCTCCTCGCCACCGCTTCAGTGAGTGCATCGATCGCGTTCATCTACCGGCGCCACGCGGAGCTACAATTGCCCAATCTCTTTTAAAAGCAAAGTTCTCACCACAAATTAATCTAAACATAAAACGGATCGAGCCTCCGCCTCCGCCCGCGGGCGGGCCGCAGACTCGACCCAGCGTTTATACAGAGTAAATCAAAGTATGTAAGTGGCCGCCGGCGCTCGACGACCGCAACACATTTACATATTTcccgtttaaaaaataaattgaagaaaTAATGAAGTAAAGTGTCAATCGATCGGCGGCGGAGGCGGGCGAGGCGGGCGGCTCATATCTTGTGTATCTTCTGCGAGACCACGACAGGGTTGTTGCGGCGGATCTCCTGCGCGCCCAGCTCCCGGTAGTCGAACGAGCACTCGTGCTTGTCGCTGTACCGGTGCACGGCGCAGAACAAGCCCCCGCAGCGACACTCGAACCCTGCAACGAGCCACGGTCGTTACATTCCAATCAGCGATTATCTAATACGTCGAGTTTTATATATTCGGACAGACAGATAGCAACCGGAGgtgacatatatttaaaatataaatacagatagagatacatacataaactatttttaaaaaccttccaagactttaaaaaatttgaaatttataacattgataccattcaaataatttttcaatgatcgaatgttttgttaaaaataaattattaattaagatacACTTATacatgacgagccggttggcgtggttggtagatacttgccttttcacgccgaaggttgtgggttcgatttccacccaggacatttgtgtgcatgaacatgtctgtttgtcctgagtctgggtgtaattttctatataagtatgtatcttacagaagaaaagtagtatatgtagtatatcagttgtctggtttccatagcacaagctttgtacaagcttaatttgggatcagatggccgtgtgtgaaaaatgtcccaggatattattattatattattacttacattaataaattcaacTCATGTAAACTATTCATTGTAtgcaatgatttttttaatttattaatattttccatacacatacaatttaaatatagaagaagTATTACAAAACTAGTAAAATATAACTGACAATTATGCAATGaataatactataattcaaTACCGAATACAAAAACAATGAGATTTCAGTTGATAAGGTTAAATTGCCGTTATCTTATGTTTTCATATgataaaaatgaagaaatttTGGTCTTTTGATgagatataaattacaaaacgaTACGTCGACCGCGATAACACTGAACAGACTAGTGAAGCCGCCGCAGTATGAGATTGGAATTCGGAATTCGTATAAACACAGATTGTGTCTTaaaaggttaataataataatatatattatattttaatcggtAAACTAATAATTCATTCTAAATGTACCAAATAGTGATCCAATACGGTACCGTAAGAAACaactgttataattttattttattagtattagtatAGTGCATGTTCTATAAATGTCTTTAATATAACTTCCTCTAAGATAAATTTATACCGAAATCCTTTTAATATGATGTGTATAACTAGTTTGTTTGTCAACAAAATCTCATTCGATATGTACTTTTCGCTACGTATAATTTCAACCACGGCCCAACCTCAAGGTCTAGCTAACGTTTATGCAAACAGTTGCACTCGCATAATCTACTAGGACGCCAATCTGATTCTGAATCGCGTTGGAAAATCTCCTCCCAAGCTAACACGATAAGTGTTAGCTTTAATCGCTATGcaaaatgaaaaacatttgATTTCATTCACATGTTTTTTCtcatatttttagaaattatcGTTAGTAGTAAGACTGAATACCAAGTATTTCAATCTGTTTTTATTGtatccttataatatttaattacgcgACTCGATGATATTACCTGTGAGTCCAACCTTCTTGCGGCAAACGGCGCATCtgttctttttctttttatcctTGCTGGAATCCTTGTCGTCGGCGTCGGTGTCAGAGGCGCCAGTGCTGGCACCGCTCGTGCCGGCCCCACTGTCTTCTTCCAATTTCTGAAATCAATTGCAGTACGACATAAGTGAATGCTCATTTATACACTACATACATACGCGAAAGTTTACTAAAGGATATCGACAAAACTATGGAATACCCTGCGGGTTATTCAACCAACCCGTTTGAGGATTTTTTTAGTGCCATCTACTAAGGAAAGATTCGATGTGTTTTTTGCATTATTGGAATTAGCCGGGGGCGTTTCCTCGTAGACGGTGTTGTGACCTTCATTTATATCTACAGTCTTCTTCGATCTCATTCCATCATGATCATCCCTGTGAACTTGCTGCGGCTCGTCTATATTTAGCCTGGGACCATTGTGACTGTGCTCGGCTCTTTCAGTTCCGTCCGGTGTTGGCAGCGGCGTGCTGTCATTTATATCGACGGACAGCCGTTTATTTTCGAAACTCTTCGACCGCGTCGCGCCGCTACCCTGACTTAGGGCGGAACTTTGGCTGTTGTTACTAGATTTACTATTTCGTCGAATCGCTTTTTTCAAAATTCTCTTCCCCTTTGATTCTTTTTTGTTAGGGTCACTTtccattatttattactttagtaacattttaactgcaataaacataaatttgacTACTTAATAACGGCATTATACCAAATCTAAAATCTGCATGGTAACTTCGTCAAACACACTACCGACTATACATAATATTGAGTATGAATGTCcagcatattttaaattttatttttcgggaataataataacaattacatttttattttctttgatagtTTAAAATGatctttaaaaaacatttatatttttgacaagCTTGcctttataaaatgtttgtttgacaaatatttatttaaaagccaTCTGTCAGTTTATCGAGTGCCAGTATCAGTTGATTTATTACACAAAATGTACATATGTGCCGTCATCTTACAATCCGGTGCCGCCGCTTGTCAATGTAAGTTCGTAACTTTGTCATATATTACATCGGTAGTGTGAACACTGAACATTGAATTCATACAATCTTATCTGTTTGTGTGCACACTTTACGTACAACATATCCTTCACGTTCTTCCGCATATCACACTTCCTCTTTAAGGCTCTCTACATTAAGGAAACGTCTCAGTGGTGAACCAAAAAGGCTCGTGTCTGTCGTTGTCCATGTAAGAAGAAACCAGTTTCTTGTCTATTATTGTTAACCGTTGGGAACGTGCGAGCTCGTTACTGAGTAGGAATCGTAATGTGCGGGAGCGTCTCGCTAATTGATACGTGTATGCATGTATATTGTATAACGCCGCTGTGTTCAATATTCAACCAACGACGACTCGACAAGGTCGCCGTATTAGTTACATAAGAGTGCGTTATATACATTTGGCTCTAATTGCAAATTTATAAGGACCTTGTGTTGCACACCTGATAGAAACCACCAAGAAGGCGTTGTCTTATGAAATCATACAGACTCGTTTGCCAAAGAATGTTCTATATAGTTCAATACGATACGATCATTTATTGTAGACAGTGATATGCAGAGCAAGATAGATGTTCttctattatatacatttttctatgtacaaataattcatgcaaaattatttatgaatttagaGTTGGTAAGTCGGTAATATCGAGAACATTTCAATTTTTCCTTTGCTTAGAAATAGTACTATAAACACTTAATTGaatgttattttcttatataaaataagaatagcAGACAAACCTTACCTGTGACGCCATTCGACCATCAACCAAGTATGCCACCACCAATATAAAATTCAGATCGCCTAATAAtgaaacatacatatacaatcATGTGATATCATTAACGTTATccttgttttgtatttatatattttgtcactGGCAttcttacatataatttaatatttgctttatatttttttacttacaaaattaagtttatactatttgaaacaaaatttattcgGCAAATTCTTATCTGACAATCCTTCTATTATACCCGTCTATGTTGACGCTACAAACATCCGTAAATACGACAAAGTTTTTCTT encodes the following:
- the LOC126772716 gene encoding scolexin B-like; the protein is MPSTVVNAFYFSALFVCSFTHADVRIHNVQPFDYRSNFNLNGNDLQLVKTKNEKVSSPVNEQFPSAVLFGRTCGGTIISPTWILTAAHCTLFTGGRDVLAGTNNTENGTGQRLRVKRLVVHPRFSVGPYWLDASRYNIKQVGARWDFLLAELESPLPLDGKTMVAADLDDRARLPPGEQVGYAGFGADRHGGVMREDMHAMDLEILADEECTDLLEYDSTDMICTKGRAPRYDSACNGDSGSGLIRNGKVLGVASWVENDALECKNGARVVFSRVASARDWIKHITKV
- the LOC126772726 gene encoding AN1-type zinc finger protein 6 isoform X1, coding for MESDPNKKESKGKRILKKAIRRNSKSSNNSQSSALSQGSGATRSKSFENKRLSVDINDSTPLPTPDGTERAEHSHNGPRLNIDEPQQVHRDDHDGMRSKKTVDINEGHNTVYEETPPANSNNAKNTSNLSLVDGTKKILKRKLEEDSGAGTSGASTGASDTDADDKDSSKDKKKKNRCAVCRKKVGLTGFECRCGGLFCAVHRYSDKHECSFDYRELGAQEIRRNNPVVVSQKIHKI
- the LOC126772726 gene encoding AN1-type zinc finger protein 6 isoform X2, with the protein product MERESNPMEALCRSGCGFYGNPSTDGLCSVCFKEALKKKQQPPATTPSAVSTSFVAAPTPLAAAAPTVPALPAQPQQHTDKLEEDSGAGTSGASTGASDTDADDKDSSKDKKKKNRCAVCRKKVGLTGFECRCGGLFCAVHRYSDKHECSFDYRELGAQEIRRNNPVVVSQKIHKI